One Chitinophaga sp. H8 DNA window includes the following coding sequences:
- a CDS encoding Gldg family protein → MKKILRIARVELSALFYSPIAWFLLILFFVQVAVAYLKKIETLATSQELGRALQNLTFKVFADPAMSGIFITGVLNNLYLYIPLITMGLISREVSSGTIKLLYSSPVKLSHIVLGKYLAMLVFNLCMMAALVIVAVFASFHIEAFDWGMILSGLLGIFLLLSAYAAIGLFMSCLSSYQVVAAIATFAVFALLNFMGGLWQDYDFLRDLTGYLSISGRTENMIFGLLNTRDILYYLLITALFLCFAWFRLQGERASVGRWIAIGKYCLVVVVVLVIGYFAAAPGNIGYWDTTRTRMNTLSVNAQETLKAIGKEPLEVTTYVNLLDPTYYAGRPAGRNTDKRRWERYLRFKPNIQLNYVYYYDSTYTEYVYKSNKGLSLDDMARKFSKSHKIDLARFKTPAEIQQLVNLRPEKNRLVMHLKFKGKSTFLRTFEDMQFWPSETEVTAALRRLTVPLPVIAFLQGEEERRIDRLGDRHYKLATSEVNVRTSLLNQGFDSKDLYLKGEEEIPEGLTALVIADPRAAFAPEVLQKIQRYIDKGGNLLLAGEPGKQDILNPILQGLGVRLMDGIVVQGDTEFSPDEVKSFVTSLGTEFGRKVTQLHREEVPVNTRNVAGLVYTGTSNFNVRELLHTNAELTWNKTGKLALDSADIVYNPAAGDVKQAIPTALALTRNINGREQRILVTGDADFLSNVELGKSYSKFGNANFYQGFLGWFTYGQFPIEPTWPAPVDNAVTIKGTSITPLRWIMLGVIPAIGLLMGTVLLIRRKRK, encoded by the coding sequence ATGAAAAAGATATTGCGGATAGCCCGTGTGGAGCTGAGTGCCCTGTTTTACTCGCCTATTGCCTGGTTTTTACTGATTTTGTTCTTTGTCCAGGTGGCAGTCGCCTACCTGAAAAAGATAGAAACCTTAGCGACCTCGCAGGAACTGGGAAGAGCACTTCAAAACCTCACTTTTAAAGTTTTTGCCGACCCGGCGATGTCCGGGATTTTTATCACAGGAGTGCTTAACAACCTGTACCTATACATTCCGCTGATTACCATGGGACTCATCAGCCGGGAAGTAAGCAGCGGTACTATCAAATTGCTGTATTCCTCACCGGTGAAGCTCTCTCATATCGTGCTGGGAAAATACCTGGCCATGCTGGTGTTTAACCTGTGCATGATGGCGGCACTGGTCATTGTGGCCGTCTTTGCTTCGTTTCATATAGAGGCGTTCGACTGGGGAATGATATTGTCCGGACTGCTTGGTATTTTCCTGTTGCTGAGTGCATATGCAGCCATCGGCCTTTTTATGTCGTGCCTGAGCAGTTACCAGGTGGTAGCCGCCATTGCCACGTTTGCGGTGTTTGCACTCCTGAATTTCATGGGCGGCCTTTGGCAGGACTATGATTTCCTGCGGGACCTCACGGGATATCTTTCTATCTCAGGGCGCACGGAAAACATGATCTTCGGCTTGCTGAATACCCGGGATATCCTGTATTACCTGCTTATCACAGCACTTTTCCTGTGTTTTGCGTGGTTCAGGTTACAAGGCGAGCGGGCGTCTGTGGGCCGCTGGATAGCGATCGGTAAATATTGCCTGGTGGTGGTCGTAGTGCTGGTCATCGGTTATTTTGCCGCTGCACCCGGCAACATCGGCTATTGGGATACTACCCGCACCAGGATGAATACCCTGAGCGTTAATGCACAGGAAACGCTGAAAGCGATCGGGAAGGAACCGCTGGAGGTAACCACCTACGTGAATCTGCTGGACCCTACCTATTACGCCGGACGGCCTGCCGGAAGAAATACAGATAAACGGCGCTGGGAACGATACCTGCGCTTTAAACCAAATATACAACTGAACTATGTGTACTATTACGATAGTACCTACACGGAATATGTATATAAATCCAATAAAGGCCTGTCGCTGGATGATATGGCCCGGAAGTTTTCAAAATCACATAAGATAGACCTGGCCCGCTTTAAGACACCGGCAGAGATACAGCAGCTGGTTAATCTCCGCCCGGAGAAAAACCGGCTGGTGATGCACCTGAAATTTAAAGGTAAAAGCACCTTCCTCCGAACGTTTGAAGATATGCAATTCTGGCCTTCAGAAACGGAAGTGACGGCTGCACTGCGCCGGCTGACAGTACCCCTGCCTGTTATCGCTTTTTTGCAGGGGGAAGAAGAACGCCGGATCGACCGGCTGGGCGACCGGCATTATAAGCTGGCCACAAGTGAAGTAAATGTGCGCACTTCCTTGCTTAATCAGGGGTTTGACTCCAAAGACCTGTATCTGAAAGGCGAGGAGGAGATCCCTGAAGGACTCACCGCACTCGTGATTGCTGATCCCCGGGCAGCATTTGCACCGGAGGTACTGCAAAAAATCCAACGTTACATCGACAAAGGCGGCAACCTCCTGCTGGCGGGAGAGCCAGGTAAGCAGGACATACTTAATCCCATCCTCCAGGGGTTGGGTGTACGGCTCATGGATGGCATTGTAGTACAGGGCGATACCGAATTTTCGCCGGATGAAGTGAAGTCTTTTGTGACTTCGTTGGGCACCGAATTTGGCCGGAAGGTAACCCAGCTGCATCGAGAGGAAGTACCTGTAAATACCCGGAATGTAGCCGGGCTGGTTTATACCGGTACCAGCAACTTCAACGTAAGGGAGCTACTCCATACCAATGCAGAACTGACCTGGAACAAAACCGGCAAGCTGGCGCTGGACTCGGCAGATATTGTGTATAACCCCGCAGCCGGTGATGTTAAACAGGCTATCCCTACAGCGCTGGCATTGACGCGTAACATCAACGGCAGGGAACAGCGTATCCTGGTAACCGGCGATGCGGATTTCCTGAGCAATGTGGAACTGGGAAAATCTTATTCCAAATTCGGCAATGCTAATTTTTACCAGGGCTTCCTCGGTTGGTTTACCTATGGGCAATTCCCGATCGAACCCACCTGGCCAGCCCCTGTTGATAATGCAGTAACAATCAAAGGAACGAGTATAACGCCACTCCGGTGGATTATGCTGGGCGTAATCCCCGCTATCGGGTTGCTGATGGGTACTGTTTTACTGATAAGACGCAAACGGAAATAA
- a CDS encoding MutS-related protein encodes MHFSTDQQTLDDLMIFGKPGTQSVYELFNQAQTQGGARCIEALFRYPLADPEAINNRCTLIRYLGEVLTDFPFHREWFDIIEAYLQQTDERTRLAVRETNLSERLKSMIATDPQWKQVAAGAVATGELLAALPAFVNRLLDNRHPLLTSMIAPITHLLADAELGRIAAAPVKKNLTPPELAERDSLFRFKKREAIKKVLTVIYQLDACLAVAKVARERGFCYPQAFSKEQGEVVMEDFYHPHVPGAVANTIHIHPAGNIVLLTGANMAGKSTLMKALGITMYLAQMGFPVPAKRMCFAVREGIYTSINVPDNLSRGISHFYAEVLRVKKVARELGAGKYLFTMMDELFRGTNVKDAHEATVVLTTAFAAKPNCMFVVSTHIMEAGAVLQQTVDNIQFVYLPTEMDGNKPVYTYRLRNGITADRHGMVIVRNAGILDLLNRNKTADTL; translated from the coding sequence ATGCATTTTTCCACAGACCAACAGACGCTGGACGACCTGATGATTTTCGGCAAACCAGGTACGCAGTCGGTATATGAGCTTTTTAACCAGGCGCAAACACAGGGGGGCGCCAGGTGCATCGAAGCACTGTTCCGGTATCCCCTGGCCGATCCGGAGGCCATTAACAACCGGTGTACGCTTATCCGGTACCTGGGAGAAGTGCTGACTGATTTTCCATTCCACCGCGAATGGTTTGACATCATAGAAGCCTATCTGCAGCAAACGGATGAACGGACACGTTTGGCAGTACGTGAAACGAACCTGTCTGAACGCCTGAAATCAATGATCGCTACAGATCCGCAATGGAAACAGGTAGCAGCAGGTGCGGTAGCTACCGGTGAACTCCTGGCAGCATTGCCGGCTTTTGTCAATCGCTTGCTGGATAACAGGCATCCGCTGCTGACCAGCATGATAGCTCCTATCACTCATTTGCTGGCAGATGCTGAACTGGGACGGATAGCAGCGGCGCCGGTGAAAAAAAATCTCACCCCACCCGAATTGGCGGAACGCGATAGTTTATTCCGCTTTAAAAAACGGGAAGCCATCAAAAAGGTATTGACTGTGATCTACCAGCTGGATGCCTGTCTTGCTGTAGCGAAGGTGGCCCGGGAGCGTGGTTTCTGCTATCCGCAGGCGTTTTCAAAGGAACAGGGGGAAGTGGTGATGGAAGATTTTTATCACCCTCATGTACCAGGCGCTGTTGCCAATACGATCCATATCCATCCTGCAGGAAATATTGTATTGCTGACAGGCGCTAATATGGCCGGGAAATCTACTTTGATGAAAGCACTGGGTATCACCATGTACCTGGCCCAGATGGGTTTTCCTGTACCGGCAAAACGTATGTGCTTTGCCGTAAGGGAAGGGATTTATACCAGCATTAATGTGCCGGATAATCTGAGCAGGGGCATCAGCCATTTCTATGCGGAGGTGTTGCGGGTGAAGAAGGTAGCCCGTGAACTGGGAGCCGGTAAATATCTCTTTACCATGATGGATGAATTGTTTCGCGGCACCAATGTAAAGGATGCCCATGAGGCTACCGTAGTGCTTACTACTGCCTTTGCTGCAAAACCCAACTGTATGTTCGTGGTGTCTACCCATATCATGGAGGCAGGAGCAGTGCTGCAGCAAACCGTAGATAATATCCAGTTTGTGTACCTGCCCACGGAAATGGATGGCAACAAGCCGGTTTATACTTACCGGTTGCGAAATGGTATCACCGCCGACCGTCACGGGATGGTGATTGTACGGAATGCGGGGATACTGGACCTATTAAACCGAAACAAAACTGCAGATACACTATGA
- a CDS encoding MutS-related protein, with amino-acid sequence MSFIVDKQSLDDLNLLGKYRPGSVYSLFNQVKTEGGGKLLEAMFGKPLQCEKQINERSRLFRYFQSLDLTFLFHPDELQWVEKYSIHSGGGLLAACIGICRKKLAQVLVRSNQFETLELGIMGTINVLRDFKAFLQAFDGKAGPYQQQWERATALLDSPGLASCLEGQGTASLPMSRLIRLHAFFSGRFRQPLRELLEMIYELDCNLAIAAVARERGLGYATAIPAAATSLSATGLRHPALNNAVGNPLALDKQHNLLFLTGANMAGKSTWMKTIGVNLYLAHLGFPVAATTFEFSVMEGIYSSINVPDNIGKGYSHFYAEVLRVKEVAVDVQAGKRLLVLFDELFKGTNVQDAYDATLAVMEAFAGYRECLFVVSTHIIEVGEALSARTANTVFSYLPTVMDGARPRYTYRLTPGITSDRQGMMIIENEGILNIINGKQQER; translated from the coding sequence ATGAGTTTTATTGTGGATAAACAAAGCCTGGACGACCTGAACCTGTTGGGGAAATACCGGCCAGGTTCGGTGTACAGCCTCTTTAACCAGGTGAAGACCGAAGGAGGTGGAAAACTGCTGGAAGCGATGTTTGGAAAACCCTTGCAATGCGAAAAGCAGATCAATGAGCGGAGCCGGTTGTTTCGTTATTTCCAGTCGCTGGACCTGACGTTTTTGTTTCATCCGGATGAGCTGCAATGGGTCGAAAAATACTCGATCCATAGCGGTGGTGGTTTATTGGCCGCCTGCATTGGCATATGCCGCAAAAAGCTGGCACAGGTGCTGGTCCGGTCCAACCAGTTTGAAACATTGGAGCTGGGTATTATGGGAACGATAAACGTACTGCGTGATTTCAAAGCCTTTTTACAGGCATTTGATGGGAAAGCGGGCCCCTACCAGCAGCAATGGGAGCGGGCCACCGCTTTACTGGACAGCCCCGGGCTGGCCTCCTGCCTGGAAGGGCAGGGCACTGCTTCGCTACCAATGAGCCGGCTTATTCGTTTACATGCATTTTTTTCGGGCCGGTTCCGGCAGCCCTTGCGGGAGTTGCTGGAGATGATATATGAGCTGGATTGCAACCTGGCAATCGCTGCGGTAGCCCGCGAGCGGGGCCTGGGCTATGCTACGGCAATACCTGCTGCCGCTACCAGCCTGTCGGCAACAGGCCTGCGGCATCCTGCGCTGAACAACGCGGTGGGCAACCCACTGGCGCTGGATAAACAACATAATCTGCTGTTCCTGACAGGCGCAAACATGGCTGGGAAATCCACCTGGATGAAGACCATCGGGGTAAACTTATACCTGGCCCATCTTGGCTTTCCTGTGGCGGCAACTACTTTCGAATTTTCGGTGATGGAAGGCATCTACTCGTCGATCAATGTGCCGGACAATATCGGCAAAGGCTATAGTCACTTTTATGCAGAGGTGCTCCGCGTAAAAGAGGTGGCCGTAGACGTGCAGGCAGGGAAGCGGCTGCTGGTATTGTTTGACGAACTGTTTAAGGGCACCAACGTACAGGATGCCTATGATGCTACACTGGCGGTGATGGAGGCGTTTGCCGGTTATCGCGAATGCTTGTTTGTCGTGTCCACGCATATCATCGAAGTAGGTGAGGCGCTCAGCGCACGGACAGCCAACACCGTATTCAGTTATCTGCCCACCGTCATGGACGGTGCCAGACCACGGTACACCTACCGGCTCACACCAGGCATCACCTCCGATCGTCAGGGAATGATGATCATTGAGAATGAAGGAATTTTAAATATTATAAACGGAAAACAACAAGAACGATGA
- a CDS encoding ankyrin repeat domain-containing protein, with translation MSMSFLIACESGKRKIAETLLANNEVDVKYTDEKGRTALHYAAHHGYLDLVKLLIAAGADLDHEDHNGETPLYFACLQKQKQVAHFLLEQGARADINDLQGNSLIHLTAQTGQQEVMEALLQKGIPANQENNQAETPLLIAAAWRNKDIAQLLIDNGADVNTTNKSGDSPLIIAVRAKNPVMVTCLLSNHADVNHTNHAGETSLLIACYDANRALTNLLVAQGADVLITSREGLSPIWYACAYNQKEMVAMFLDKGVDVNFSQPLSHNTVSMNSYLDWVESANSLSISSAFSFNHSYSYGGESMLHVAAKNGHLSMVKLLLERGANINIQDESGNTVLHYSAAAGKKDIVKYLLEQQADVSVVNTKEQKAIDYATIKGYNEITTLLLSYKSEAATTALQPASTTPKEGQDISAKKKALLDLKELLDAGILSQEEFNAEKAKVLNAG, from the coding sequence ATGTCAATGTCGTTCCTGATTGCCTGTGAGAGTGGCAAGCGTAAGATAGCCGAAACATTGCTGGCCAATAACGAAGTGGATGTAAAATATACAGATGAGAAAGGGAGAACCGCCTTACACTATGCAGCCCACCACGGCTACCTCGACCTGGTAAAACTGTTGATAGCTGCCGGCGCTGACCTGGACCACGAAGATCATAACGGGGAAACACCCTTGTATTTTGCCTGTCTGCAAAAACAGAAACAGGTGGCGCACTTTCTCCTGGAGCAAGGTGCCAGGGCAGACATCAATGATCTGCAGGGCAATAGCCTGATACACCTTACCGCCCAAACCGGTCAGCAAGAAGTCATGGAGGCTCTGCTGCAAAAAGGCATACCAGCCAACCAGGAAAACAACCAGGCCGAAACACCGCTGCTGATTGCTGCTGCCTGGCGTAATAAAGACATTGCCCAATTGCTGATAGATAATGGCGCTGATGTAAACACCACTAATAAGTCGGGGGATAGCCCCCTGATAATAGCCGTACGGGCCAAGAATCCTGTTATGGTGACCTGCCTGCTCAGCAATCATGCGGATGTAAACCATACGAACCATGCTGGTGAAACCTCCCTGCTGATTGCCTGTTACGATGCCAACAGGGCACTCACCAACCTGCTGGTAGCACAGGGCGCCGATGTGCTGATCACCTCCCGGGAAGGCTTGTCCCCCATATGGTATGCTTGTGCCTACAACCAGAAAGAAATGGTGGCCATGTTCCTCGACAAAGGAGTGGATGTGAATTTCAGTCAGCCGCTATCCCACAACACCGTGAGCATGAACAGTTACCTGGATTGGGTGGAGAGCGCCAACAGCCTCTCTATTTCAAGTGCATTCAGCTTTAACCACAGTTATAGCTATGGCGGAGAAAGCATGTTGCACGTAGCAGCAAAGAACGGCCATCTCAGCATGGTAAAGCTGCTGCTGGAACGCGGCGCCAATATTAACATACAAGACGAATCCGGTAACACAGTGTTACACTACTCCGCTGCTGCCGGAAAAAAAGATATCGTGAAATACCTGCTGGAACAACAGGCGGATGTATCCGTGGTGAACACGAAAGAACAAAAAGCAATAGATTACGCCACGATAAAAGGATACAACGAGATCACTACCCTGTTGCTGAGTTACAAATCAGAGGCAGCTACCACCGCTCTCCAACCTGCTTCCACCACACCAAAAGAAGGTCAGGATATTTCCGCCAAGAAAAAAGCACTACTGGATCTGAAAGAACTGCTCGATGCCGGGATATTGTCGCAGGAAGAATTTAATGCAGAGAAAGCTAAAGTGTTGAACGCGGGATAA
- a CDS encoding ankyrin repeat domain-containing protein has product MTETITLADALKRNQLDEARKKLEQHEKLPKDLPSHEQRSIYDQLVQAKAFDIITQLVQHHSIETDLYEYKQLDGSIFESIFRYLGKAQADQEFLAAFLEKVDNINDAVNNKTLLQLAFNRSVPVELIQVLADAGCDVHYKDNYEEGYLHKIIQEYDIKEATGLVYFEYLLEQGLDLNAGNIVRTTPLHVALDRNKRQYVDFLLQQGADPNLPGKDGETAFYMAVVHQVCDAALYEKLAQYAPADFNVINKNGETLLGGALRMRNASERDIQLIKALVRDGADVYQTSVYYSQDKAAMDWVSEKNGDLLEALLEMGVVDLDHRDNSGNTLLHKVCAYNVNYDQEAARQLYRKAKMLLAQGADVNALNDQDQSPMDLAAQDNLKAKTVELLLKHKA; this is encoded by the coding sequence ATGACAGAAACGATCACGCTGGCGGATGCCCTGAAGAGAAACCAACTGGATGAAGCGAGAAAAAAACTGGAGCAGCACGAAAAACTTCCGAAAGACCTTCCCTCTCACGAGCAAAGAAGCATTTATGACCAACTGGTGCAGGCGAAAGCATTTGATATCATTACGCAACTGGTGCAACACCATAGTATAGAGACGGACCTGTATGAATATAAACAGCTGGATGGGTCCATCTTTGAAAGCATTTTCAGATATCTTGGAAAAGCGCAGGCGGATCAGGAGTTCCTGGCTGCCTTCCTGGAAAAAGTAGATAATATCAATGATGCTGTTAATAATAAAACCTTGCTACAGCTCGCATTTAACCGCTCGGTGCCTGTTGAGCTGATCCAGGTACTGGCAGATGCTGGTTGTGATGTGCATTATAAAGACAACTACGAAGAAGGTTATCTTCATAAGATCATACAGGAATATGATATAAAGGAAGCTACTGGTTTAGTGTACTTTGAATACCTGCTGGAACAAGGACTTGATCTCAATGCCGGTAATATCGTGCGCACTACTCCGCTGCACGTGGCGCTGGACAGGAATAAAAGACAGTATGTTGATTTTCTGCTGCAGCAGGGGGCAGATCCTAACTTACCTGGAAAGGACGGGGAAACGGCTTTCTATATGGCTGTTGTACACCAGGTGTGTGATGCCGCCCTGTATGAAAAGCTGGCACAGTATGCGCCTGCAGATTTTAATGTGATCAATAAAAACGGGGAAACACTGCTGGGTGGTGCATTACGGATGCGCAACGCGTCAGAGCGGGATATCCAGCTGATAAAGGCGCTGGTAAGGGATGGTGCAGATGTATACCAGACCTCCGTGTATTACAGCCAGGATAAAGCAGCGATGGACTGGGTAAGCGAAAAAAATGGGGATCTGCTGGAAGCCTTGCTGGAAATGGGGGTGGTAGACCTGGACCACAGGGATAACAGCGGTAATACCCTGCTGCATAAAGTATGTGCGTATAACGTGAACTATGACCAGGAGGCGGCGCGGCAGTTATACCGGAAAGCCAAAATGCTCCTCGCGCAGGGTGCTGATGTGAACGCGCTGAACGACCAGGATCAAAGTCCGATGGACCTAGCAGCGCAGGACAACCTGAAAGCCAAAACAGTGGAGTTACTTTTAAAACATAAAGCATAG
- a CDS encoding thioredoxin domain-containing protein, translating to MSALHIVALSGLLFINAAVMAQDANPPQAAPAFGVGSEVSDYPKVDWVKGEPITKFDKDKIYIVELWATWCGPCKAAIPHLNELSKKFDGKVIVIGQGVFEDDKEAVEKFVKEKGDDMSYRVAFGGNEGSDIEKKWLKPANIRGIPESIVIQHNKVVWMTHPIDLSDAALQMLVDGRFTIEAAKAASPQEKFRELDKLIKDGKYEEATAKITNIRQIDPKNSEIHYYQLLLLQKQGKQEEALAYAKSLYEKDPKEGKSYYYDALNKAKDYKLLLKLTAADLQEKPGDVATILTRYKAFVAQNDDKGGADLIRTAVATVDDKSVSTLALIDRYVPDVKPGPETAAEILKAGQQTLAKTPDNFGVALTVATGLWDKDQTAAKKVMSQCGEAMKANPKSAKYSGVAEKIVASLDKGTFPTDEQIGAWYQELSK from the coding sequence ATGAGCGCACTACACATCGTGGCCTTATCGGGCCTTCTATTCATCAATGCAGCCGTTATGGCACAAGATGCTAACCCGCCCCAAGCAGCACCCGCCTTTGGCGTTGGCTCCGAAGTATCTGATTATCCAAAGGTAGACTGGGTGAAAGGGGAACCCATCACCAAATTCGACAAAGACAAGATCTACATTGTGGAGCTATGGGCTACCTGGTGTGGCCCTTGTAAAGCAGCCATTCCGCACCTGAACGAACTAAGTAAAAAATTCGACGGCAAAGTGATTGTCATTGGGCAGGGCGTGTTTGAAGATGATAAGGAAGCCGTAGAAAAATTCGTGAAGGAAAAAGGGGACGACATGAGCTACCGGGTAGCTTTTGGCGGCAATGAAGGGAGCGATATCGAAAAAAAATGGCTCAAGCCTGCTAACATCCGGGGTATTCCGGAATCCATCGTGATCCAGCACAACAAAGTAGTTTGGATGACGCACCCGATTGACCTGAGCGATGCCGCTTTGCAAATGCTGGTAGATGGCAGGTTTACTATTGAAGCGGCCAAGGCGGCCAGCCCGCAGGAGAAGTTCAGGGAGCTGGATAAACTGATCAAGGACGGCAAGTATGAGGAGGCCACCGCCAAAATCACGAACATCAGGCAGATTGACCCGAAGAACAGCGAGATACATTACTACCAGCTTTTACTACTCCAAAAACAGGGGAAGCAGGAAGAAGCACTTGCATATGCCAAATCGCTGTATGAAAAAGATCCTAAAGAAGGTAAGTCATATTATTACGACGCGCTGAACAAGGCAAAAGATTACAAATTGCTGCTGAAGCTGACAGCTGCGGACCTGCAGGAAAAACCGGGTGATGTTGCTACCATTTTAACCCGGTACAAAGCATTCGTAGCCCAAAATGATGATAAGGGCGGTGCAGACCTCATTCGTACCGCGGTGGCAACTGTTGACGATAAGTCCGTAAGTACACTGGCGTTAATAGACAGGTATGTACCGGATGTGAAACCTGGTCCCGAAACGGCTGCCGAAATACTGAAAGCCGGCCAGCAAACGCTGGCTAAAACACCCGACAACTTTGGAGTAGCCCTGACAGTTGCCACAGGGCTGTGGGATAAAGATCAAACCGCCGCCAAAAAGGTGATGAGCCAATGCGGGGAAGCCATGAAAGCAAATCCTAAATCAGCTAAATATAGCGGTGTAGCTGAAAAAATTGTGGCATCACTGGATAAAGGAACATTTCCTACCGATGAACAAATCGGCGCCTGGTACCAGGAACTTTCCAAATAA
- a CDS encoding VOC family protein, whose amino-acid sequence MSNLTSISPFFIVVSLKDSVSFYVNKLGFEVRYIGPENAPFFAIAGRDNISIMLKAIADDVKPVPNHTRHIWARWDAFIHAADVDALFEEYKARGVTFHQSIQDDDDGLRGFEVSDADGYVLFFGRPKG is encoded by the coding sequence ATGTCAAACCTTACCAGCATTTCGCCCTTTTTTATTGTTGTAAGTCTAAAGGATTCGGTATCGTTCTACGTAAATAAACTCGGATTTGAAGTACGGTATATAGGCCCGGAAAATGCACCTTTTTTTGCTATTGCAGGCCGCGATAATATCTCCATCATGTTGAAGGCCATTGCGGATGACGTAAAGCCGGTGCCCAATCATACCCGGCATATATGGGCCCGCTGGGATGCATTTATTCATGCCGCTGATGTAGACGCTCTATTTGAGGAATACAAGGCACGTGGTGTCACCTTCCACCAATCCATCCAGGACGATGACGATGGGCTGCGTGGATTTGAAGTGTCAGATGCGGATGGGTATGTATTGTTTTTTGGAAGGCCTAAGGGATAG